A window of Streptomyces gilvosporeus contains these coding sequences:
- a CDS encoding nitrate- and nitrite sensing domain-containing protein — MKVWEPARPLLARLGAIGKGSGGSVRRRGGRTAPGRRPIPGWRSIRGRVAVVIAVPICLLLAVAGLAVHGRADALGDAQTVRAEVGLSLRVQALVHQLQRERGLTNGLLGGEKEFRPPLAATRRRVDRALAGMREDNAVGEIIRRRLGRLAGIRAAADRGTADRAATLTFYTGAVDALNAVDPVAETATRADRQLADGLAALRELAAAKESVALERGLLNGVFAEGAFHGREYLTFAEVRATRVAALARFRQVATGSQRAALKRTFATEDAQRATAYENQADDAAVGSVLRADARTWWDAMTVLVDDLYAVQQSVGDDVRGRADRLSHDAETGLAAYLGAATLVAALLAGLAAFASRSLTRPLGALAEAAHDVARRRLPQAVTRIQQSAPDEVQLLLTADAPDHPDGHLPGAAAEITEVATSLHHVEHTALHLAAQQAGLRRNTTESLANLGRRNQNLVLRQLRLITRLERQELDPAALAELFELDHLATRMRRNAENLLVLAGKNPPRPTAAPTDGLEVVQAAVAEVEQYRRVLIATVEPVRVRGHAVADVSHLLAELIENGLIFSPPTEPVEVHGWYDTEDDTYCIAVVDHGVGMSEADKERAHTRFSDSGEEALLAAPTRFLGHLVVGRLAQRLGDGTQVHLFDTPGGGLSALLALPGRLLIPAQDPSAALPPARPAVSSLLNGFRAGVARAEARTTQGASS; from the coding sequence ATGAAGGTGTGGGAGCCGGCACGGCCACTGCTCGCCAGGCTTGGCGCGATCGGCAAGGGCAGCGGCGGTTCGGTGCGCCGCCGCGGTGGCCGAACGGCTCCCGGCCGTCGGCCGATACCCGGCTGGCGCAGCATCCGGGGTCGGGTGGCGGTGGTCATCGCCGTACCGATCTGCCTGTTGCTGGCCGTGGCCGGGCTCGCCGTGCACGGCCGCGCCGACGCCCTCGGCGATGCCCAGACGGTCCGCGCCGAGGTCGGACTCAGCCTGCGGGTACAGGCCCTGGTGCACCAGCTGCAACGCGAACGCGGCCTGACCAACGGCCTGTTGGGCGGTGAGAAGGAGTTCCGCCCGCCGCTGGCCGCCACGCGCAGGCGCGTGGACAGGGCGCTGGCCGGCATGCGCGAGGACAACGCCGTCGGGGAGATCATCCGCCGGCGCCTGGGGCGCCTCGCCGGCATCCGCGCCGCTGCCGACAGGGGTACCGCCGACAGGGCCGCGACCCTCACCTTCTACACCGGTGCCGTCGACGCCCTCAACGCCGTCGATCCGGTGGCGGAGACCGCGACGCGCGCCGACCGCCAACTGGCCGACGGACTGGCGGCGTTGAGAGAGCTGGCCGCTGCCAAGGAATCCGTCGCTCTCGAACGCGGACTTCTCAACGGCGTGTTCGCCGAAGGCGCCTTCCACGGCCGCGAATACCTCACCTTCGCCGAGGTGCGCGCCACCCGGGTCGCCGCCCTGGCCCGCTTCCGGCAGGTCGCCACCGGATCCCAGCGCGCGGCGCTGAAGCGCACCTTCGCGACCGAGGACGCCCAACGCGCCACCGCCTACGAGAATCAGGCGGACGACGCCGCCGTCGGCTCCGTACTGCGTGCCGACGCCCGCACCTGGTGGGACGCGATGACCGTACTCGTCGACGATCTGTACGCCGTCCAGCAGTCGGTCGGCGACGACGTACGGGGCCGGGCCGACCGGCTGAGCCACGACGCCGAGACGGGCCTCGCCGCCTACCTCGGCGCGGCAACGCTCGTGGCCGCCCTCCTCGCGGGCCTCGCCGCGTTCGCGTCCCGTTCCCTCACGCGCCCGCTCGGCGCGCTCGCCGAGGCCGCCCACGACGTGGCGCGGCGCCGGCTGCCCCAGGCCGTCACCCGTATCCAGCAGTCCGCACCAGACGAGGTGCAGCTCCTCCTGACGGCAGACGCCCCGGACCACCCCGATGGGCACCTGCCGGGCGCCGCGGCGGAGATCACCGAGGTCGCAACCTCCCTGCACCACGTGGAACACACCGCCCTCCACCTCGCCGCCCAGCAGGCCGGCCTGCGCCGCAACACCACCGAATCGCTCGCCAATCTCGGCCGCCGCAACCAGAACCTCGTGCTGCGTCAGCTCCGGCTCATCACCCGCCTGGAACGACAGGAACTCGACCCGGCCGCCCTCGCCGAGCTCTTCGAGCTCGACCACCTCGCCACCCGTATGCGGCGCAACGCCGAAAACCTGCTGGTCCTGGCCGGGAAGAATCCGCCGCGGCCCACGGCGGCGCCGACCGACGGCCTGGAAGTCGTCCAGGCGGCCGTGGCCGAGGTCGAGCAGTACCGGCGGGTGCTGATCGCGACCGTGGAGCCGGTGCGGGTACGCGGGCACGCCGTCGCCGACGTCTCCCACCTCCTTGCCGAACTGATCGAGAACGGGCTGATCTTCTCGCCACCGACCGAACCGGTCGAGGTGCACGGCTGGTACGACACCGAGGACGACACGTACTGCATTGCCGTCGTCGACCACGGCGTCGGCATGTCGGAAGCGGACAAGGAACGCGCCCACACCCGCTTCTCCGACTCCGGGGAAGAGGCTCTCCTCGCCGCGCCGACGCGGTTCCTCGGTCACCTCGTCGTCGGCCGACTCGCCCAGCGCCTCGGCGACGGCACCCAGGTCCATCTCTTCGACACCCCCGGTGGCGGCCTGTCCGCGCTCCTCGCCCTGCCCGGGCGCCTGCTCATCCCCGCGCAGGACCCCTCCGCCGCACTCCCGCCCGCCCGGCCCGCTGTCTCCTCCCTGCTCAACGGCTTCCGAGCAGGTGTCGCCCGGGCCGAGGCCCGAACCACCCAAGGAGCGTCATCGTGA
- a CDS encoding RNA polymerase sigma factor has product MGEAGQPRRAKTYDGELGIAVARAQDGDETAFAVAYRLVQPGLLGYLHGLVGEDAEDVASDAWLEIARDLGRFKGDGAGFRGWTAVIARHRALDHLRRQRVRPRGGGTEQDVLNLPGPHNTHDQALESLSTEQALELVRGLPRDQAEAVLLRVVVGLDGPAAARVLGKRAGAVRTAAHRGLKRLARQLGVGGDADEGVTDGATRTLGKTE; this is encoded by the coding sequence TTGGGTGAGGCAGGGCAACCCCGGCGCGCAAAGACGTACGACGGGGAATTGGGCATAGCGGTTGCGCGGGCTCAGGACGGTGACGAGACCGCTTTCGCGGTGGCCTACCGGCTCGTGCAACCGGGCCTGCTCGGATATCTGCACGGGCTGGTCGGCGAGGACGCCGAGGACGTGGCCTCTGATGCCTGGCTGGAGATAGCCCGCGACCTCGGACGTTTCAAGGGGGACGGGGCCGGGTTCCGCGGCTGGACCGCGGTCATCGCCCGGCACCGGGCACTGGACCATCTGCGCCGCCAGCGTGTGCGGCCCCGGGGCGGCGGGACCGAACAGGACGTACTGAACCTGCCCGGACCGCACAACACCCATGACCAGGCCCTGGAGTCCCTCTCCACCGAGCAGGCCCTGGAACTGGTCCGCGGGCTGCCGCGGGACCAGGCCGAGGCGGTGCTCCTGCGGGTCGTCGTGGGCCTGGACGGTCCCGCCGCCGCACGCGTCCTCGGCAAACGTGCGGGAGCGGTACGCACGGCCGCCCACCGGGGTCTGAAACGCCTCGCCCGCCAGCTGGGCGTCGGCGGCGACGCGGACGAGGGTGTGACGGATGGGGCTACCCGAACGCTGGGGAAAACGGAATGA
- a CDS encoding roadblock/LC7 domain-containing protein → MTTAIQSFGWLVSEFVRTADGVTDAVAVSSDGLLMAASDSLGRDRADHLAAIVSGITSLAQNAAESHGFHGMKLVMIEMLGGFLMVGRIRDGSCLGVLAADGCDVGLVGYEMAVLADRAGELLTPQLVHELHSARVAAP, encoded by the coding sequence GTGACCACCGCCATCCAGAGTTTCGGCTGGCTCGTCTCGGAGTTCGTCCGTACCGCCGACGGCGTCACCGACGCCGTCGCCGTCTCCTCCGACGGCCTGCTCATGGCCGCGTCGGACAGCCTCGGCCGAGACCGCGCCGACCATCTCGCCGCCATCGTCTCCGGCATCACCAGCCTCGCCCAGAACGCGGCGGAGTCACACGGCTTCCACGGCATGAAACTCGTCATGATCGAAATGCTCGGCGGCTTCCTCATGGTCGGCCGCATCCGAGACGGAAGCTGCCTCGGCGTCCTGGCCGCCGACGGGTGCGACGTCGGGCTGGTCGGCTACGAAATGGCCGTCCTCGCCGACCGCGCCGGCGAACTGCTCACCCCGCAGTTGGTCCACGAACTCCACTCCGCGCGCGTGGCCGCGCCATAG
- a CDS encoding IucA/IucC family protein: MNTFAREADGLAMAPLLNCLLREASLPAGEPVAGRVVHRLRATGRLLSVRTGHRPGAPELWTGTTWRPMRHGGLIALAAQEMRAVTGRSHAALAAEMAASREAVEALLAARARATPPDSPWLRSEQALVMGHSHHPAPKARSGGGPPGTWLCYAPEAHARFPLVLLGVREDAVVDNGDTRALDTLGQAPDGYRLLPAHPWQLDLTHHLPAVRTAFAEGRLVHLGHTPWDARATASVRTVHVPGSPERPGASADLFLKFSLEVQITNDVRRIRRHELRHVRRTDPLVTAAFRAMDGPAAWLSERGHRTARGLEETFPVLLRDGLDDHVLPGATATLAAAFTEGFDGDPLDRLTDPLLWWSAYLNCVVPPVLDAYARHGIAIECHLQNTLIAVAPDGTPVQAVFRDAEGARAIPPTPREAAWQRLVYCLVVNNLTEIANVLTHRFPSTADALWPMAQREFQRCGDEHGLPEIKALLAAATVPCKANLLSRWIDADGTEPCCVPVPNPLAVPS; encoded by the coding sequence ATGAATACCTTCGCCCGCGAAGCCGATGGACTGGCCATGGCGCCCTTGCTCAACTGCCTGCTGAGGGAAGCCTCCCTACCGGCCGGGGAGCCGGTTGCCGGTCGCGTGGTCCACCGCCTGCGCGCCACCGGTCGGCTGCTGAGCGTCCGCACCGGGCACAGGCCCGGCGCACCCGAGCTCTGGACCGGCACCACCTGGCGGCCCATGCGCCATGGCGGCCTCATCGCCCTCGCCGCCCAGGAGATGCGTGCCGTCACCGGGCGCTCCCATGCCGCCCTGGCCGCCGAGATGGCCGCCAGCCGCGAGGCCGTCGAGGCGCTCCTCGCCGCCCGCGCCCGCGCCACCCCACCCGACAGCCCGTGGCTGCGCTCCGAACAGGCCCTGGTCATGGGCCACTCCCACCACCCGGCCCCCAAGGCCCGCAGCGGGGGCGGCCCGCCCGGTACCTGGCTGTGCTACGCGCCGGAGGCCCACGCCCGCTTCCCCCTCGTCCTGCTGGGCGTGCGCGAGGACGCGGTGGTCGACAACGGCGACACCCGCGCCCTCGACACCCTTGGCCAGGCGCCTGACGGCTATCGGCTGTTACCCGCCCATCCCTGGCAGCTCGACCTCACCCACCACCTGCCCGCCGTGCGCACGGCCTTCGCCGAGGGCCGCCTCGTCCACCTGGGCCACACGCCCTGGGACGCCCGGGCCACGGCCTCGGTGCGCACCGTCCATGTCCCCGGCAGCCCCGAACGCCCTGGAGCGTCCGCGGACCTGTTCCTGAAGTTCAGCCTGGAAGTGCAGATCACCAACGACGTCCGGCGGATTCGCCGGCACGAGCTCCGCCACGTGCGCCGCACCGACCCACTGGTCACCGCGGCCTTCCGGGCCATGGACGGCCCTGCGGCATGGCTGAGCGAACGCGGGCACCGCACGGCTCGCGGCCTCGAGGAGACCTTCCCCGTTCTCCTCCGCGACGGCTTGGACGACCACGTGCTCCCGGGCGCCACCGCAACGCTGGCAGCAGCCTTCACCGAGGGATTCGACGGTGATCCACTCGATCGCCTCACCGACCCTCTGCTGTGGTGGTCGGCCTACCTGAACTGCGTCGTCCCGCCCGTGCTGGACGCCTACGCCCGCCACGGCATCGCCATCGAGTGCCACCTCCAGAACACGCTGATCGCCGTCGCTCCGGACGGCACCCCCGTCCAGGCCGTCTTCCGCGACGCCGAAGGCGCCAGGGCAATCCCCCCGACGCCCCGTGAGGCCGCCTGGCAGCGCCTGGTGTACTGCCTCGTCGTCAACAACCTGACCGAAATAGCGAACGTCCTCACCCACCGCTTCCCCTCCACCGCCGATGCCCTGTGGCCCATGGCGCAGCGGGAGTTCCAACGGTGCGGCGATGAGCACGGCCTCCCGGAGATCAAGGCACTGCTCGCCGCTGCGACGGTCCCGTGCAAGGCCAATCTTCTGTCCCGCTGGATCGACGCGGACGGCACCGAACCCTGTTGCGTCCCCGTCCCCAACCCGCTGGCTGTTCCCTCTTGA